In one Corallococcus silvisoli genomic region, the following are encoded:
- a CDS encoding SRPBCC family protein → MTTRIATSPKALVTQPSDRELRIERIFNAPRERVWKAMTDPALVAQWWGRGNKLVVERMDIQRGGHWRFVEHTPDGTHGFEGRYREVKPPERIEQTFEWDGAPGHVVVETMTLEDLGDGRTKLVTVSLFHTAEDLQGMAQSGMEEGLNQSYAALDKLLALPN, encoded by the coding sequence ATGACGACCCGAATCGCGACTTCGCCCAAGGCCCTGGTGACACAGCCCTCCGACCGGGAGCTTCGCATCGAGCGCATCTTCAACGCGCCCCGGGAGCGGGTGTGGAAGGCGATGACCGACCCCGCGCTCGTCGCGCAGTGGTGGGGCCGGGGCAACAAGCTCGTCGTCGAGCGCATGGACATCCAGCGCGGTGGGCACTGGCGCTTCGTGGAGCACACGCCGGACGGCACGCACGGCTTCGAGGGCCGCTACCGCGAGGTGAAGCCCCCGGAGCGCATCGAGCAGACCTTCGAGTGGGACGGCGCGCCCGGCCACGTCGTGGTGGAGACGATGACCCTGGAGGACCTGGGCGACGGCCGCACGAAGCTCGTCACCGTGTCGCTGTTCCACACCGCCGAGGACCTCCAGGGGATGGCCCAGTCCGGGATGGAGGAGGGCCTCAACCAGAGCTACGCGGCGCTCGACAAGCTGCTCGCGCTTCCCAACTGA
- a CDS encoding ArsR/SmtB family transcription factor: MVQSQATLDRSFAALSDPTRRAILLRLGGAGASVGSLSEHFAMTLTGLQKHVRVLEEAGLVTTEKVGRVRHCRLGPRRLEDVTKWLTSYRNQLEQRLDHLEDFLERTKGTP; encoded by the coding sequence ATGGTTCAGTCTCAAGCCACGCTCGACCGTTCCTTCGCCGCGCTGTCGGACCCGACGCGCCGGGCCATCCTGTTGCGACTGGGAGGGGCGGGTGCGTCCGTCGGCAGCCTGTCCGAGCACTTCGCGATGACGCTCACCGGGCTGCAGAAGCACGTGCGCGTCCTCGAGGAAGCGGGCCTCGTCACGACGGAGAAGGTCGGGCGGGTGCGCCACTGCCGGCTGGGCCCGCGGCGGTTGGAGGACGTGACGAAGTGGCTGACGTCCTACCGGAACCAGCTGGAGCAGCGCCTGGATCACCTCGAGGACTTCCTCGAGCGCACGAAAGGAACGCCATGA
- a CDS encoding 4-hydroxy-3-methylbut-2-enyl diphosphate reductase: MTSRLSPWLTALVVLFALPVLAANASDTGAWVAAVREKELHLSLHPKDDPGSQSGFSAPFTAFQGLSTADGASTPFKLVREAGTFDFEGRFADGQGVGTWRFTPDTGYVKKLADLGLARPNAREQQLLAALDAGPQRIQGLAALGQKITTLHDLIQVGLFAVTPEYVRALAAAGYPKLSLDETVQSRIHGVTPERIQALATMGFKGLPLDSLLSMSIHGVTPDFIREMRGLGFKGQDADGLVSMRIHGVTAEFVKAMRGLGFKDVDAEGFMAMRIHGVTPEFVKEMRDLGYTNATADDFVSLRIHGIDSLFVRGMSKPDGGTRK; this comes from the coding sequence ATGACGTCCCGCCTCTCACCGTGGCTCACCGCGTTGGTGGTGCTCTTCGCCCTTCCCGTCCTCGCCGCCAACGCCTCCGACACCGGCGCCTGGGTCGCGGCGGTGCGGGAGAAGGAGCTCCACCTGTCGTTGCATCCGAAGGACGACCCCGGCTCCCAGTCGGGCTTCTCCGCGCCGTTCACCGCCTTCCAGGGGTTGTCCACCGCGGACGGCGCCAGCACCCCGTTCAAGCTGGTGCGCGAGGCGGGCACCTTCGACTTCGAGGGCCGCTTCGCGGACGGACAGGGCGTGGGCACCTGGCGCTTCACCCCCGACACAGGCTACGTGAAGAAGCTGGCGGACCTGGGCCTTGCCCGCCCCAACGCGCGGGAGCAGCAACTGCTGGCCGCGCTCGACGCGGGCCCCCAGCGCATCCAGGGGCTCGCGGCCTTGGGCCAGAAGATCACCACCCTGCATGACCTCATCCAGGTGGGCCTCTTCGCGGTCACCCCGGAGTACGTCCGTGCGCTCGCGGCCGCGGGCTATCCGAAGCTGTCCCTGGACGAGACCGTCCAGTCCCGCATCCACGGCGTGACGCCCGAGCGCATCCAGGCGCTGGCCACCATGGGCTTCAAGGGCCTTCCCCTGGACTCGCTGCTGTCCATGAGCATCCACGGCGTGACGCCGGACTTCATCCGCGAGATGCGCGGCCTGGGCTTCAAGGGCCAGGACGCGGACGGCCTCGTGTCCATGCGCATCCACGGCGTCACGGCGGAGTTCGTCAAGGCGATGCGCGGCCTGGGCTTCAAGGACGTGGACGCGGAGGGCTTCATGGCCATGCGCATCCACGGCGTCACGCCCGAGTTCGTCAAGGAGATGCGCGACCTGGGCTACACGAACGCCACCGCGGACGACTTCGTCTCGCTGCGCATCCACGGCATCGACTCCCTGTTCGTCCGCGGCATGTCGAAGCCGGACGGCGGCACGCGGAAGTAG
- a CDS encoding M56 family metallopeptidase, whose translation MNGLVLESVGWALLHLVWQGALVAAALALALRWVGRRSANLRYALACGALGIMLALPVATALRHASRAKEVRPVRTVSVRRTATPFTATATVTLTRTEQVARAPVTGTASLPPLEGMLEQVGEHLPWLVLAWGMGVAASSLRLLKGWVGLRRQVDAAVHASWEWQERLEALARRMNLTRPVRLLVSSNVDVPSTLGWLKPVVLVPTATLTGLAVRELELVLAHELAHIRRHDFVVNVAQTLVETLLFYHPAVWWMSQVIRVERENCCDDLAVKHGPGALPYARALTALAALRLQGMEAQGPALSALGGSLKDRVRRLVVPPKSRCSSRWAAGVSIVTLASSLALAMPLTALAVQNSKESERKPVTRDVARTPPAMASSVHPRDPAAPPAPAANTHPSTVAMTPAGAMSPRVAAAPAPVARPAPAPAPAPAPAPAPAPAPAPAPAPKVAASAKAASAEADDETTRVGVDPLTVDQLVALKIAGVTPEVVDQIAAMGYVPTVDTLVAFRHAGITPEYAKAMAARFGRALPADQLVSMKHLGITPEWLGQMAALGFAKADADELMSAKALGIDAAWLNDLKAAGFRVQDLEEASGLRAVGVTSSYIRELEAAGLKPSTVDDLVRLRTSGIDADFIRRMQKPRK comes from the coding sequence ATGAACGGTCTTGTCCTGGAGTCGGTGGGCTGGGCGCTCCTGCACCTCGTGTGGCAGGGCGCGCTCGTCGCGGCGGCGCTGGCCCTGGCGCTGCGGTGGGTGGGCCGGCGTTCGGCGAACCTGCGCTACGCGCTGGCGTGCGGTGCGCTGGGCATCATGCTGGCGCTGCCGGTGGCCACGGCGTTGCGGCACGCCTCGCGCGCGAAGGAGGTCCGGCCGGTGCGCACGGTGTCCGTCCGGCGGACCGCGACCCCGTTCACGGCCACGGCCACGGTGACCCTCACGCGCACGGAGCAGGTGGCGCGTGCCCCGGTGACGGGGACGGCGTCGCTGCCGCCGCTGGAGGGGATGCTGGAGCAGGTGGGTGAGCACCTGCCCTGGCTGGTGCTCGCGTGGGGGATGGGGGTCGCGGCGTCGTCGCTGCGGCTCTTGAAGGGATGGGTGGGGCTGCGCCGGCAGGTGGACGCGGCGGTGCACGCGTCGTGGGAGTGGCAGGAGCGACTGGAGGCGCTGGCCCGGCGGATGAACCTCACGCGTCCGGTGCGCCTGCTGGTGTCGTCGAACGTGGATGTGCCGTCCACGCTGGGCTGGCTGAAGCCGGTGGTGCTGGTCCCCACCGCCACGCTCACCGGGCTGGCCGTGCGGGAGCTGGAGCTGGTGCTCGCCCACGAGCTGGCCCACATCCGCCGTCACGACTTCGTGGTGAACGTGGCGCAGACGCTGGTGGAGACGCTGCTCTTCTACCACCCGGCCGTGTGGTGGATGTCCCAGGTCATCCGCGTGGAGCGGGAGAACTGCTGTGACGACCTCGCCGTGAAGCATGGCCCCGGCGCCCTCCCCTACGCCCGTGCGCTCACGGCCCTGGCGGCGCTGCGGCTGCAAGGGATGGAGGCGCAGGGCCCCGCGCTGTCCGCGCTGGGAGGTTCGCTGAAGGACCGCGTACGGCGGCTGGTGGTGCCGCCCAAGTCGCGGTGCTCGTCGCGCTGGGCGGCGGGGGTCTCCATCGTCACGCTGGCCAGCAGCCTCGCGCTGGCGATGCCGCTCACCGCGCTCGCCGTGCAGAACTCGAAGGAATCCGAGAGGAAGCCCGTCACCCGCGACGTGGCCCGCACCCCGCCGGCGATGGCCAGCTCGGTCCACCCGCGTGACCCCGCCGCGCCGCCCGCGCCCGCCGCCAACACGCACCCGTCCACGGTCGCGATGACTCCGGCCGGCGCCATGTCCCCACGCGTCGCCGCGGCGCCGGCCCCCGTGGCCCGCCCGGCTCCCGCTCCTGCTCCTGCTCCTGCTCCTGCTCCTGCTCCTGCTCCTGCTCCTGCTCCTGCTCCTGCTCCGAAGGTGGCAGCCAGCGCGAAGGCGGCGAGCGCGGAGGCCGATGACGAGACGACGCGCGTGGGCGTGGACCCCCTCACGGTGGATCAACTGGTCGCGCTGAAGATCGCGGGGGTCACGCCGGAGGTGGTCGACCAGATCGCCGCCATGGGCTACGTGCCCACCGTGGACACGCTGGTCGCGTTCCGCCACGCGGGCATCACGCCGGAGTACGCGAAGGCCATGGCGGCCCGCTTCGGCCGGGCGCTGCCCGCCGACCAGTTGGTGAGCATGAAGCACCTGGGCATCACCCCGGAATGGCTGGGCCAGATGGCCGCCCTGGGCTTCGCGAAGGCGGACGCCGACGAGTTGATGAGCGCGAAGGCGCTGGGCATCGACGCCGCGTGGCTCAACGACCTGAAGGCCGCTGGCTTCCGTGTCCAGGACCTGGAGGAAGCCAGCGGCCTGCGCGCGGTGGGCGTCACCTCCAGCTACATCCGCGAACTGGAAGCGGCGGGCCTGAAGCCCTCCACGGTGGATGACCTGGTGCGCCTGCGCACCAGCGGCATCGACGCGGACTTCATCCGCCGCATGCAGAAGCCCCGGAAGTAA
- a CDS encoding BlaI/MecI/CopY family transcriptional regulator, whose amino-acid sequence MSRGKLPRPTDAELAILRVLWDQGARTVREVHETLQDGSGYTTVLKTLQIMTEKGLVTRDESQRAHVYSTRLPRESTQQQLVTDLVDRVFGGSPARLALQALSSKKTSPEELAELRQLLDSLEQEAE is encoded by the coding sequence ATGAGCCGAGGAAAGCTGCCGCGCCCCACGGATGCCGAGCTGGCCATCCTGCGGGTGCTGTGGGACCAGGGGGCGCGCACGGTGCGCGAGGTCCACGAGACGCTTCAGGACGGGAGCGGCTACACCACCGTGCTGAAGACGCTGCAGATCATGACGGAGAAGGGGCTGGTGACGCGCGACGAGTCGCAGCGGGCGCACGTCTACAGCACCCGGCTCCCCCGGGAGAGCACGCAGCAGCAGCTGGTCACCGACCTGGTGGACCGCGTCTTCGGCGGTTCTCCGGCGCGGCTCGCCCTGCAGGCGCTGTCCTCGAAGAAGACGTCCCCGGAGGAGCTGGCGGAGCTGCGCCAGCTGCTGGATTCGCTCGAGCAGGAGGCGGAGTGA
- a CDS encoding saccharopine dehydrogenase family protein, with translation MAREKKTAFDIILWGATGFTGRLVAEYLARTQDAHGAKWALAGRDTAKLEQVRSELARVRPQFADLPVVLADAKDPASLDALVARTRVIITTVGPYARYGSELVAACVRAGTDYCDLTGEVQWMRKMIDAHDSRARETGARIVHTCGFDSIPSDLGALMLQDYMREKHGGHCDRIRFHVTRMRGGFSGGTISSMLDTLDAVKADPALKRLLASAHALDPEPGRGTPEERDLATVKKSPDTGGWTGPFVMASVNTRVVRRSNALLGFPWGRDFFYSEVSDFGPGPKGFALAAGTTAGLGGFMAATKVDAVRGLLEKHVLPAPGEGPSATVRERGLFEVRLFGEGLSPKSGQRVNVEGRVAAQGDPGYAATARMLSESALCLAFGAIPRQGGVLTPASAMGMVLVERLRKAGMTFEAHDRAA, from the coding sequence ATGGCCCGCGAGAAGAAGACCGCATTCGACATCATCCTGTGGGGGGCCACGGGGTTCACCGGCCGCCTGGTGGCGGAGTACCTGGCGCGCACGCAGGACGCGCATGGCGCGAAGTGGGCGCTGGCCGGCCGGGACACGGCGAAGCTGGAGCAGGTCCGCTCGGAGCTGGCGCGGGTGCGGCCCCAGTTCGCGGACCTGCCGGTGGTCCTCGCGGACGCGAAGGACCCGGCGTCGCTGGACGCGCTGGTGGCGCGCACGCGCGTCATCATCACCACCGTGGGGCCCTACGCCCGCTACGGCTCGGAGCTGGTCGCCGCGTGCGTCCGCGCCGGCACGGACTACTGCGACCTGACGGGCGAGGTGCAGTGGATGCGCAAGATGATCGACGCCCACGACTCGCGGGCGCGGGAGACGGGCGCGCGCATCGTGCACACCTGCGGCTTCGACTCCATCCCCTCCGACCTGGGCGCGCTGATGCTCCAGGACTACATGCGGGAGAAGCACGGCGGGCACTGCGACCGCATCCGCTTCCACGTGACGCGCATGCGCGGCGGCTTCAGCGGCGGCACCATCTCCAGCATGCTGGACACCCTGGACGCGGTGAAGGCGGATCCGGCGCTGAAGCGCCTGCTGGCCAGCGCCCACGCGCTGGACCCCGAGCCTGGCCGGGGCACCCCGGAGGAGCGCGACCTGGCCACGGTGAAGAAGAGCCCGGACACGGGCGGGTGGACGGGGCCGTTCGTGATGGCGTCCGTCAACACGCGCGTGGTGCGGCGCTCCAACGCGCTGCTGGGCTTCCCGTGGGGCCGCGACTTCTTCTATTCGGAGGTCTCCGACTTCGGGCCCGGGCCCAAGGGGTTCGCCCTGGCGGCGGGGACCACCGCGGGCCTGGGCGGCTTCATGGCCGCCACCAAGGTGGACGCGGTGCGCGGCCTCCTGGAGAAGCACGTGCTGCCGGCGCCCGGCGAGGGGCCGTCCGCCACGGTGCGCGAGCGCGGCCTCTTCGAGGTGCGGCTGTTCGGCGAGGGGCTGTCCCCCAAGAGCGGCCAGCGCGTGAACGTGGAGGGCCGGGTCGCGGCCCAGGGCGACCCGGGCTACGCGGCGACGGCGCGCATGCTCTCGGAGTCCGCGCTGTGCCTCGCCTTCGGCGCCATCCCCAGGCAGGGCGGCGTCCTCACGCCCGCGTCGGCCATGGGCATGGTGCTGGTGGAGCGCCTGCGCAAGGCGGGGATGACGTTCGAGGCGCACGACCGCGCCGCGTGA
- a CDS encoding bifunctional methionine sulfoxide reductase B/A protein: MTSARTASPRIRRAAPSPRRLWPVALALAAALSACTEARGAPPDTKAAVTQSAPVRDGREYPKPSDAELKRTLSPTAYQVTQKGGTEPPFRNAYWNNHEEGLYVDVVSGEPLFSSRDKFESGTGWPSFTRPLDKDHVVEKRDDSLGMERVEVRSKDGDSHLGHVFEDGPKPTGLRYCINSASLRFIPVNELAAQGYGAWLPSFGRKAPGDSTGALVPAAGAAVLAKAAAPTEAPRETAYLAGGCFWGMEDILRKIPGVIDTEVGYTGGAKRGATYEDVHTGETGHAEAVRVVFNPKLLTYEGLLEKWFFRMHDPTTLNRQGNDVGTQYRSAIFYLTDAQRQTAEAVKARVNASGKWARPVVTQISAAGEWIPAEGYHQDYLVKNPGGYTCHYLRD, translated from the coding sequence ATGACGTCCGCCCGAACCGCATCCCCTCGCATCCGCCGCGCCGCGCCGTCGCCGCGCCGGCTGTGGCCCGTCGCGCTGGCGCTGGCCGCGGCGCTGAGCGCGTGCACCGAGGCGCGCGGGGCGCCGCCCGACACGAAGGCCGCCGTCACGCAGTCCGCTCCGGTGCGGGACGGCCGCGAGTACCCGAAGCCCTCCGACGCGGAGCTGAAGCGCACCCTGTCGCCCACCGCCTACCAGGTGACCCAGAAGGGGGGCACCGAACCGCCCTTCCGCAACGCCTACTGGAACAACCACGAGGAGGGGCTCTACGTCGACGTGGTCAGCGGCGAGCCGCTCTTCTCCTCGCGCGACAAGTTCGAGTCCGGCACGGGCTGGCCCAGCTTCACCCGCCCGCTGGACAAGGACCACGTGGTGGAGAAGCGCGACGACAGCCTGGGCATGGAGCGCGTGGAGGTCCGCTCCAAGGACGGCGACTCCCACCTGGGCCACGTCTTCGAGGACGGCCCCAAGCCCACCGGCCTGCGCTACTGCATCAACTCCGCGTCGCTGCGCTTCATCCCCGTGAACGAGCTGGCCGCGCAGGGCTACGGGGCGTGGCTGCCCTCCTTCGGGCGCAAGGCGCCCGGCGACTCGACGGGCGCGCTCGTCCCCGCGGCGGGCGCCGCCGTGCTGGCGAAGGCCGCCGCGCCGACGGAGGCCCCCCGGGAGACGGCGTACCTGGCGGGCGGGTGCTTCTGGGGCATGGAGGACATCCTGCGCAAGATCCCCGGCGTCATCGACACGGAGGTGGGCTACACGGGCGGCGCGAAGCGCGGCGCCACCTACGAGGACGTGCACACCGGGGAGACGGGCCACGCGGAGGCGGTGCGCGTCGTCTTCAACCCGAAGCTGCTCACGTACGAGGGCCTGCTGGAGAAGTGGTTCTTCCGCATGCACGACCCGACGACGCTCAACCGCCAGGGCAATGACGTGGGCACGCAGTACCGCTCCGCGATCTTCTACCTGACGGACGCGCAGCGCCAGACGGCCGAGGCGGTGAAGGCCCGCGTCAACGCGTCCGGCAAGTGGGCCCGCCCCGTCGTCACGCAGATCTCCGCCGCCGGGGAGTGGATCCCCGCCGAGGGCTACCACCAGGACTACCTGGTGAAGAACCCCGGCGGCTACACCTGCCACTACCTGCGCGACTGA
- a CDS encoding FG-GAP repeat domain-containing protein, which translates to MRHHGMAHAGVLLFSVAGLVGMALPRLTGDTPRPLLEAQLLVPTGLGPHAVALGDFDADGRLDVITANHTASTVSVLLNSGDGTFAARMDMPLGDRPTGVAVGDFNGDSHLDAVTSNFGGTVSLLLGRGDGTFASRTDLPVGGEPSAVEVGDFNGDGKLDVVAASAFNDAVSVLLNRGDGTFQPRKDVTTGTSPFAVAVGDFNHDGKLDLATANFVDTVSVLLGVGDGTFRPHADFATDNAPYSVVAADVDGDGHLDLVTANFLGRSVSVLRGTGTGAFPARSDFKVRGGPYFVAPGDFNGDGKLDLVTANFGEDTVSLLPGMGNGTFGEDTLLSTGAGPYAVAVGRLNGDLKPDVVTPDARAHGVSVLLGATTTTAMRAPRSTLDTLDPGCGSPTGLAGKCD; encoded by the coding sequence ATGCGACACCACGGAATGGCCCATGCGGGCGTGCTGCTGTTCAGCGTGGCGGGGCTCGTGGGCATGGCCCTGCCGCGACTGACAGGCGACACACCCCGGCCGCTGTTGGAGGCGCAGCTGCTCGTGCCCACGGGGCTGGGGCCCCACGCGGTGGCGCTGGGCGACTTCGACGCGGACGGCCGCCTCGACGTCATCACGGCCAACCACACGGCGAGCACCGTGTCCGTGCTGCTGAACTCGGGCGACGGGACGTTCGCGGCCCGGATGGACATGCCTCTCGGGGACCGGCCCACGGGGGTCGCGGTGGGGGACTTCAACGGCGATAGCCACCTGGACGCGGTCACCAGCAACTTCGGCGGCACGGTGTCGCTGCTCCTGGGCCGGGGGGATGGGACGTTCGCTTCGCGGACCGACCTGCCCGTGGGCGGCGAGCCGTCCGCGGTCGAGGTGGGGGACTTCAACGGCGATGGGAAGCTGGACGTGGTGGCGGCCAGCGCGTTCAACGACGCCGTGTCGGTGCTGCTGAACCGGGGGGACGGCACCTTCCAGCCGCGCAAGGACGTGACCACGGGCACGTCGCCCTTCGCGGTGGCGGTGGGCGACTTCAACCACGACGGGAAGCTGGACCTGGCCACCGCGAACTTCGTGGACACGGTGTCGGTGCTGCTCGGCGTGGGCGACGGGACGTTCCGCCCGCACGCGGACTTCGCGACGGACAACGCGCCCTATTCGGTCGTGGCGGCGGACGTGGACGGCGACGGGCACCTGGACCTGGTCACCGCGAACTTCCTGGGCCGGAGCGTGTCCGTGCTGCGCGGCACGGGCACCGGCGCGTTCCCAGCGCGCTCGGACTTCAAGGTGCGGGGCGGGCCGTACTTCGTCGCGCCCGGGGACTTCAACGGCGACGGGAAGCTGGACCTGGTCACCGCGAACTTCGGCGAGGACACGGTGTCCCTGCTGCCCGGCATGGGCAACGGCACCTTCGGCGAGGACACGCTGCTGTCCACGGGAGCCGGGCCCTACGCGGTCGCGGTGGGGCGCCTCAACGGGGACCTGAAGCCAGACGTCGTCACGCCGGACGCGAGGGCCCACGGCGTCTCCGTGCTGCTGGGCGCCACCACCACGACGGCCATGCGCGCGCCCCGGTCCACGCTCGACACCCTGGACCCGGGCTGCGGCTCCCCGACGGGGCTCGCGGGCAAGTGCGATTAG
- a CDS encoding class I SAM-dependent methyltransferase, protein MRPPSLLPPSPSRQALVVTTSDRVDVALAQRARSAAEEVGVPYVERHHKLPLKKLLTDMADALVVFESTAVSLVDAEGTLRFSPGLAHLRVKQLDAGVEEDMLLRIAGLRDGEHVLDCTLGLGADAQVAARLVGPSGRVTALEKRPALYLLVRHGLLGLPRHPASCAVEVVHADAAVHLRAVPDGAFDVVLFDPMFERERKSSAAFEALRRHADPAPLTREMVEEARRVARRAVLIKGSRYSSDFKKLGITPEPARPNATVLWARLPGRGA, encoded by the coding sequence ATGCGCCCCCCGTCCTTGCTCCCGCCGTCCCCGTCGCGCCAGGCGCTGGTGGTCACCACGTCGGACCGGGTGGACGTGGCGCTCGCACAGCGTGCGCGGAGCGCGGCGGAGGAAGTGGGTGTTCCGTATGTGGAGCGCCACCACAAGCTCCCCTTGAAGAAGCTGCTCACCGACATGGCGGATGCGCTGGTCGTCTTTGAGTCCACGGCGGTGTCGCTGGTGGACGCGGAGGGCACGCTGCGCTTCTCCCCCGGGCTGGCGCACCTGCGCGTGAAGCAGCTGGACGCGGGGGTGGAGGAGGACATGCTCCTGCGCATCGCGGGGCTGCGCGACGGGGAGCACGTGCTGGACTGCACCCTGGGGTTGGGCGCGGATGCGCAGGTGGCGGCGCGGCTGGTGGGGCCCTCGGGCCGCGTCACCGCGTTGGAGAAGCGCCCGGCGCTCTACCTGCTGGTGCGCCACGGGCTCTTGGGCCTGCCGCGCCACCCGGCCTCCTGCGCGGTGGAGGTGGTGCACGCGGACGCGGCGGTGCACCTGCGGGCGGTGCCGGACGGCGCGTTCGACGTGGTGCTCTTCGATCCGATGTTCGAGCGCGAGCGCAAGTCCTCCGCCGCGTTCGAGGCGCTGCGCCGCCACGCGGACCCCGCGCCGCTGACGCGGGAGATGGTGGAGGAGGCCCGGCGCGTGGCTCGCCGGGCCGTGCTGATCAAGGGGTCGCGCTACTCGAGTGACTTCAAGAAGCTGGGCATCACCCCGGAGCCCGCCCGGCCCAACGCCACCGTGCTGTGGGCGAGGCTGCCAGGGCGGGGGGCGTGA